One genomic segment of Paenibacillus durus includes these proteins:
- a CDS encoding Na/Pi cotransporter family protein, translated as MMRDVLFPVLYGIIIFLAGMKLMETALSKLAGPLLTGVLNKATATPLMGMVSSSLLTAILQSSTAVTVLSIGMVNAGLLTYARTLGIILGSNIGTCLTTELIGLQIGRFAAPLLAASLALWAAAVTLGELQPYRLRLAEAGRRIAQPLQFASLAIAGFALVLWGISVMQSIGPALHKSGLFGWFLNRAAENALWGFAAGACLTALVHSSSAVIGMAMGVAASGALPPELGIAIVLGANVGTCVTAVIASIGGSPSGVFVAWSHVALNVGGAILFLPLTGLIQETAAWIGGGPASQIAHAQTLFNVACSLLALPFCYLPVWSRLERRLQ; from the coding sequence ATGATGCGCGATGTGCTGTTCCCCGTATTATACGGCATTATTATCTTTCTTGCCGGAATGAAGCTGATGGAGACCGCGCTGTCCAAGCTGGCCGGTCCGCTACTGACCGGCGTCCTCAACAAAGCGACGGCCACGCCGCTCATGGGCATGGTCTCCAGCAGCCTGCTCACCGCCATACTCCAAAGCAGCACCGCCGTAACGGTGCTGTCGATCGGGATGGTCAACGCCGGGCTGCTGACCTATGCCCGTACGCTCGGCATTATTCTCGGCAGCAACATCGGCACCTGCCTCACGACCGAACTAATCGGCCTGCAGATCGGCAGGTTCGCCGCTCCGCTGCTGGCAGCCTCGCTCGCTTTATGGGCCGCGGCCGTCACGCTCGGCGAGCTCCAACCGTACCGCTTGCGTCTCGCGGAAGCCGGACGCAGAATCGCCCAGCCGCTTCAGTTCGCGAGCTTGGCGATCGCCGGATTCGCCCTCGTGCTGTGGGGCATCTCCGTCATGCAGTCCATCGGCCCTGCGCTGCATAAAAGCGGCCTCTTCGGCTGGTTCCTGAACCGGGCGGCGGAGAACGCCCTGTGGGGCTTTGCCGCCGGAGCCTGCCTGACAGCGCTGGTGCACAGCAGCAGCGCCGTCATTGGCATGGCGATGGGCGTCGCCGCTTCCGGAGCGCTGCCGCCCGAGCTCGGCATCGCTATTGTGCTTGGCGCCAATGTCGGCACCTGCGTCACCGCAGTCATCGCCTCCATCGGCGGCAGCCCGTCCGGCGTCTTCGTCGCCTGGTCGCATGTTGCGCTCAATGTCGGCGGCGCTATTCTGTTCCTGCCCCTGACCGGTCTGATCCAGGAGACAGCCGCCTGGATCGGCGGGGGACCTGCCTCGCAGATCGCCCACGCGCAGACGCTGTTTAACGTCGCCTGCTCGCTGCTGGCGCTGCCTTTCTGTTACCTGCCCGTCTGGTCAAGGCTGGAAAGGCGGCTGCAGTAA
- a CDS encoding Ig-like domain-containing protein yields MLSNKKMTHWVLLITLFVSILFPTGTAGAAAGDVNSIEFDNASKVELTVGQTPKQLKVLAAVEGSSSKKDITAAAVWTSSDSGVVTVSGGLLTPKGSGSAIVKATYNNSLATIEVSVSYPYKNLKLEHEGTGSYKLGDSGSLLQVTATASGGASETAVNDVTDDAEWSSSNGNVLTVSDGLLTLVGEGSATVTAKYKGLTASFKATVVLPYSGLEIRSGGAAVDELEMLIGDDAVSLSAYTKASEQSDVKNVTADANWTSSNTSAVTVENGAMKAIGIGKATIKANYLGVSQSVDVYVRAPYEALLLTPSGDQTLFIGETLKMKAEVRNAANSTIDVTSDANFSLDNKLTAALSTGAETVITAKAAGTSPVKAEYKGSSKSFKLTVYPTLSAMKADSTKLELYTGDTAGLPKVSGTKLDESTVDISQEIEWTSANEDIAMIKDGKISAVSAGTVHLTGKWKEAQTVSSKADIRSKSVDVVLTVKDKVLVLIGPEDNLGLVTGEEAQLPEVNAVMENGDEKDVTDEIAWTLSGSNAVIKQTSSGKVIKGLVKGSATLKGTYSNKSISIPVKIEQKIVKITVDPAVLEMNIKNTKSIKATGYTAAGKTVNLSSGMNWTSSDTNVASVKGTSVKALTEGSAVLSGSYQGISVTVKVSVVPKLTKLKVSESQIKLSPGSTATVSVTAEYDTGKTANVTGSVVWTSSKPSVASISQSGGIAANSKGTAFLKGKFGGKTVSVTVTVK; encoded by the coding sequence ATGTTATCGAACAAGAAAATGACTCATTGGGTTCTGCTTATCACCCTTTTCGTTTCAATCCTGTTCCCGACGGGGACTGCAGGGGCCGCTGCCGGCGACGTTAATAGCATCGAATTCGACAACGCGTCCAAAGTTGAATTGACAGTCGGCCAAACGCCAAAGCAGCTGAAGGTACTCGCTGCGGTGGAAGGAAGCTCCTCCAAGAAGGACATTACGGCGGCCGCCGTCTGGACATCGTCCGATTCCGGCGTGGTGACCGTATCCGGCGGTCTGCTGACGCCCAAAGGCAGCGGCAGCGCCATCGTTAAGGCTACATATAATAATTCGCTGGCAACCATTGAGGTCTCCGTATCCTATCCTTATAAAAATCTGAAGCTTGAACATGAGGGCACCGGCAGCTACAAGCTGGGCGATAGCGGGAGCCTGCTGCAGGTCACGGCGACCGCTTCAGGCGGTGCTTCGGAAACGGCTGTGAACGACGTGACGGACGATGCCGAATGGAGCAGCTCCAATGGAAATGTATTGACCGTATCGGATGGCTTGCTCACGCTGGTCGGCGAAGGATCGGCTACCGTCACGGCCAAATACAAAGGGCTTACCGCTTCCTTCAAGGCGACCGTGGTGCTGCCATATTCCGGGCTGGAGATTAGAAGCGGCGGGGCAGCCGTGGACGAACTGGAAATGCTGATTGGAGACGATGCCGTGTCCTTAAGCGCCTATACCAAGGCGTCCGAGCAGAGCGATGTGAAGAATGTGACCGCAGATGCGAACTGGACTTCCTCCAACACATCCGCCGTGACGGTGGAGAATGGCGCTATGAAGGCCATTGGCATCGGGAAAGCGACGATTAAGGCGAATTATCTGGGAGTTTCACAGTCGGTCGACGTTTATGTGCGCGCTCCTTATGAGGCGCTGCTGCTTACGCCGTCCGGCGATCAGACGCTGTTTATCGGCGAAACATTGAAGATGAAGGCCGAGGTGCGCAATGCCGCGAATTCAACCATCGATGTGACAAGCGATGCGAATTTCAGCCTGGACAACAAGCTTACTGCGGCGCTTAGTACGGGCGCCGAGACCGTCATTACCGCCAAGGCAGCCGGAACTTCGCCGGTTAAGGCGGAATACAAGGGAAGCTCCAAAAGCTTCAAACTTACAGTTTATCCGACACTGAGCGCTATGAAGGCGGACAGTACGAAGCTTGAGCTCTATACCGGGGATACCGCTGGACTTCCGAAGGTCAGCGGAACCAAACTGGACGAATCCACGGTGGATATCAGCCAGGAAATAGAATGGACTTCAGCGAACGAGGATATCGCCATGATCAAGGACGGTAAAATCTCGGCGGTTTCCGCAGGAACGGTCCATCTTACGGGGAAATGGAAAGAGGCTCAAACGGTGTCCTCCAAAGCGGACATTCGCAGTAAAAGCGTGGATGTCGTGCTGACGGTAAAGGACAAGGTGCTTGTGCTGATCGGTCCCGAGGATAATCTCGGGCTTGTAACCGGCGAAGAAGCACAGCTGCCCGAAGTAAATGCCGTTATGGAGAACGGCGACGAGAAGGATGTTACGGACGAGATCGCTTGGACGCTTTCGGGCAGCAATGCCGTCATCAAGCAGACAAGCTCCGGCAAGGTCATCAAGGGACTTGTTAAAGGCTCTGCGACGCTGAAAGGCACTTACTCTAACAAGAGCATTTCCATACCGGTCAAGATTGAGCAGAAAATCGTTAAAATTACGGTGGACCCCGCCGTTCTGGAAATGAACATTAAGAATACCAAATCCATAAAAGCCACTGGATATACGGCGGCAGGCAAGACTGTGAATCTGTCCTCGGGCATGAACTGGACTTCATCTGATACGAACGTGGCTTCCGTCAAGGGAACCAGCGTCAAGGCGTTGACGGAAGGATCGGCTGTTTTGTCAGGCTCTTACCAGGGAATTTCGGTTACGGTCAAAGTATCCGTAGTCCCGAAATTGACCAAGCTTAAAGTGAGTGAGAGCCAGATTAAGCTGTCTCCGGGAAGTACGGCTACGGTATCCGTTACAGCCGAATATGATACCGGGAAGACGGCGAACGTAACGGGCAGCGTCGTGTGGACAAGCTCCAAGCCGTCCGTGGCGTCGATTTCCCAGAGCGGCGGCATTGCTGCTAATTCCAAAGGAACAGCGTTCCTCAAAGGTAAATTCGGAGGCAAGACTGTATCGGTAACGGTGACGGTAAAATAG
- the mtaB gene encoding tRNA (N(6)-L-threonylcarbamoyladenosine(37)-C(2))-methylthiotransferase MtaB gives MPSVAFYTLGCKVNFYDTEGIWQLFKQEGYEQVDFEGQADVYLINTCTVTNTGDKKSRQMIRRAVRRNPDAIVAVTGCYAQTSPGEILDIPGVDLVIGNQDRDQIIRHVNSIRESRQPVNAVRNIMKTREFEELDVPGFAERTRAFLKIQDGCNNFCTFCIIPWSRGLSRSRDPKAIVKQAHQLVGAGYKEIVLTGIHTGGYGDDLDNYRLANLLWELDKVDGLERVRISSIEASQIDDKLLDVLNRSSKMCRHLHIPLQAGHNEVLKRMRRKYTTEEYFAKMQLIRQAMPDVAITTDVIVGFPGETDEMFRAGYDFMKAVDYSEMHVFPYSKRTGTPAARMEDQVDEEIKNERVQQLIDLSEEMQLAYARRFIGRTVGVIPERSAKGAPGRDVQHGFSDNYMQVLFEGGDELQGQLCQVKITEAGVNECRGELVGAAGEALTQL, from the coding sequence ATGCCATCCGTTGCATTTTATACTTTAGGCTGTAAAGTCAACTTTTACGATACCGAAGGCATCTGGCAGCTCTTCAAACAGGAAGGCTACGAGCAAGTGGACTTCGAGGGGCAGGCGGATGTTTATCTGATTAATACCTGCACGGTTACCAATACTGGGGATAAAAAAAGCCGGCAAATGATCCGCCGCGCCGTCCGGCGCAATCCGGATGCGATTGTGGCCGTTACCGGCTGCTACGCGCAGACCTCTCCGGGCGAGATTCTGGACATTCCCGGCGTTGATCTGGTCATCGGCAACCAGGACCGCGACCAGATCATCCGTCATGTGAACAGCATCCGGGAATCGCGGCAGCCCGTCAACGCCGTCCGGAACATCATGAAGACGCGGGAGTTCGAGGAACTCGACGTGCCGGGCTTTGCGGAGCGGACGCGGGCTTTTCTCAAGATTCAGGACGGCTGCAATAACTTCTGCACCTTCTGCATCATTCCGTGGTCGCGTGGACTGTCCCGCAGCCGCGATCCGAAAGCCATCGTGAAGCAGGCGCATCAGCTGGTGGGGGCCGGGTACAAGGAAATCGTGCTGACCGGCATCCATACCGGCGGCTACGGCGACGATCTCGACAATTACCGTCTCGCCAACCTGCTTTGGGAGCTGGACAAGGTGGACGGCCTGGAACGCGTGCGCATCAGCTCGATTGAAGCGAGCCAGATCGACGATAAGCTGCTGGATGTGCTGAACCGCTCGTCCAAAATGTGCCGTCATCTGCACATCCCGCTGCAGGCCGGACACAATGAAGTGCTGAAACGGATGCGCCGGAAATATACGACCGAAGAGTATTTTGCCAAAATGCAGCTGATCCGCCAGGCGATGCCGGATGTTGCCATCACCACCGACGTTATCGTCGGCTTCCCGGGAGAGACGGACGAGATGTTCCGGGCAGGGTATGATTTTATGAAGGCGGTCGATTATTCGGAAATGCATGTGTTCCCTTATTCGAAACGTACGGGTACGCCAGCGGCCCGTATGGAGGATCAGGTGGATGAGGAGATTAAGAACGAACGTGTGCAGCAGCTGATCGACTTGTCCGAGGAAATGCAGCTGGCGTATGCCCGCAGATTCATCGGACGCACGGTCGGCGTCATTCCGGAGAGATCGGCGAAAGGCGCGCCCGGACGGGATGTCCAGCACGGCTTCAGCGACAACTACATGCAGGTGCTGTTTGAAGGTGGCGATGAGCTGCAGGGCCAGCTCTGCCAGGTGAAGATAACCGAAGCCGGTGTGAATGAGTGCAGGGGCGAACTGGTCGGCGCAGCCGGGGAAGCCCTAACGCAGCTTTAG
- a CDS encoding RsmE family RNA methyltransferase yields the protein MQRYFVSPENFGEGSVSIGGEDARHIARVMRGKAGDKLIVSDGVSREALAEIALIGEGVVTVSIIENMPMTQEPRVKITVAQSLPKGDKMEIVIQKCTEIGAAAFLPFLSERTIVQYDERKESKRLERWRKIAKEAAEQAHRNIVPEVAAPLPWKQLLKAVNRYDAVYFCYEKEEGLQLRSAVAPWAAQLGTADKASVLVIVGPEGGFSENECREAEEAGAVSVGLGKRILRCETAGMVAAACILYETGEMGEA from the coding sequence ATGCAGCGATACTTCGTATCTCCAGAAAATTTCGGAGAAGGCAGCGTATCCATCGGCGGCGAGGATGCCCGTCATATCGCCAGAGTGATGCGCGGCAAAGCCGGGGACAAGCTGATTGTAAGCGACGGCGTGTCCCGTGAGGCGCTGGCCGAAATCGCATTGATCGGCGAAGGCGTCGTCACCGTCTCCATTATAGAGAACATGCCGATGACGCAGGAACCGCGTGTCAAGATTACGGTGGCCCAGAGTCTGCCCAAGGGCGACAAGATGGAAATCGTCATTCAAAAATGCACCGAGATCGGCGCGGCGGCTTTCCTGCCCTTTTTGTCCGAGCGCACCATTGTGCAGTACGATGAACGCAAGGAGAGCAAGCGGCTGGAGCGCTGGCGCAAAATCGCCAAGGAAGCCGCAGAGCAGGCGCATCGGAACATCGTTCCGGAAGTAGCCGCGCCGCTGCCCTGGAAGCAGTTACTGAAAGCTGTAAATCGCTATGATGCGGTCTATTTCTGCTACGAGAAAGAAGAAGGGCTCCAGCTGCGCTCTGCGGTTGCACCGTGGGCCGCCCAGCTTGGAACCGCAGATAAAGCCTCAGTATTGGTCATTGTCGGACCCGAGGGGGGCTTTAGCGAGAACGAATGCCGGGAGGCCGAAGAGGCGGGCGCGGTGTCCGTCGGTCTGGGCAAGCGCATTCTGCGCTGCGAAACGGCAGGCATGGTGGCCGCCGCATGCATTTTATATGAAACCGGAGAAATGGGGGAAGCTTGA
- a CDS encoding site-2 protease family protein, translated as MDFLQNIIRMRLDELPFFLVTILIAFTVHEFSHAYFANKFGDPTARLLGRMTLNPAVHFDFFGILLLLIAGFGWARPVPVNRDNFSRPRLMGIIVSLAGPVSNLLLAIIGCLIYGVLIATGVFNANPAGKGEEAAQLFLSLFTFWNFFLFLFNLIPLPPLDGYRIVEDLAPRSILGRLQRFEQWAMFLFMLIVFIPALQARTITPLSMWAYMMRSDTFNFFLQLFK; from the coding sequence ATGGATTTTTTGCAAAATATTATTCGTATGCGGCTGGATGAGCTGCCTTTTTTTCTGGTAACGATTTTGATTGCCTTTACGGTGCATGAGTTCAGCCACGCTTATTTTGCCAACAAGTTCGGTGACCCAACCGCCCGCCTGCTGGGACGCATGACATTGAATCCGGCGGTGCATTTCGATTTTTTCGGCATTCTTCTCCTGCTGATCGCGGGCTTTGGCTGGGCGCGGCCGGTTCCGGTCAACCGCGATAATTTCAGCCGTCCGCGTCTGATGGGGATCATCGTGTCCCTCGCCGGGCCAGTCAGCAATCTGCTGCTGGCGATTATTGGCTGTCTGATCTATGGGGTGCTGATCGCGACAGGTGTCTTTAACGCCAATCCGGCGGGTAAGGGGGAGGAAGCTGCACAGCTGTTTTTAAGTTTATTCACTTTCTGGAACTTCTTCCTGTTTCTGTTTAATTTGATCCCGCTGCCGCCGCTGGACGGCTACCGTATTGTTGAGGATCTCGCACCGCGTTCCATACTGGGGAGACTGCAGCGGTTCGAGCAGTGGGCGATGTTCTTGTTCATGCTGATCGTATTTATTCCCGCGCTTCAGGCGCGTACGATCACACCTTTGAGCATGTGGGCATATATGATGCGATCGGATACTTTTAATTTTTTTCTTCAGCTTTTTAAGTAA